A DNA window from uncultured Methanoregula sp. contains the following coding sequences:
- a CDS encoding TraB/GumN family protein: MAEVHILGTAHVSQQSVDEVKAAIAEYKPDVVAVELDQARFQALKRQARDPTVEDVLEVKNFNSLLVQWLLAYLQRKIGIDVGVDPGAEMKAAIEEAEKNNIPIALVDRDIRVTLMRFWRSMGIFEKIKMIWALVISIAEVDKGQEIDIESLKEQNVIDMVMEEFRKFSPNGARALIDERDAFIAHQLVLLKLQRPEARILAVVGAGHRQGISNYLDNPASLPPFDSLVREPKSFPWAKIFGFAVTGLFAFLLAAIAFSGVGWNVLLYAFLFWVVIHGVLAAIFTLLAGGHPYSALTCFCVAWMTSLNPMLHAGWIAAYVEARVRKPPITDFRKIYESETLGDMAKIPLFRVVLVAALANLGSLLGTILYFIFVFPVIGVDPAVVISTGISNMWKWICGIF; the protein is encoded by the coding sequence ATGGCTGAGGTACATATTCTCGGGACAGCGCATGTCTCGCAGCAGAGTGTTGATGAAGTAAAGGCTGCGATTGCGGAGTATAAACCCGATGTTGTTGCCGTGGAGCTCGACCAGGCCCGCTTCCAGGCATTGAAACGGCAGGCCCGGGATCCGACGGTCGAGGATGTCCTGGAAGTCAAGAACTTCAACTCGCTCCTGGTCCAGTGGCTCCTTGCCTATCTCCAGCGCAAGATCGGCATCGATGTCGGCGTTGATCCGGGCGCCGAGATGAAAGCAGCAATCGAGGAAGCCGAGAAGAACAACATCCCGATTGCGCTGGTGGATCGCGACATCCGCGTAACCCTCATGCGGTTCTGGCGCTCCATGGGGATCTTCGAGAAGATCAAGATGATCTGGGCGCTTGTCATCTCCATTGCCGAGGTGGACAAGGGACAGGAGATCGATATCGAGTCCTTAAAAGAGCAGAACGTCATCGACATGGTGATGGAGGAGTTCCGGAAATTCTCCCCGAACGGGGCCCGCGCCCTGATCGATGAACGGGATGCGTTCATCGCCCACCAGCTCGTCCTCCTGAAGCTCCAGCGTCCCGAGGCCCGGATCCTTGCCGTGGTCGGCGCCGGGCACCGGCAGGGAATTTCCAACTATCTGGATAATCCTGCATCGCTGCCCCCCTTCGACAGCCTGGTCCGGGAACCCAAGTCATTTCCCTGGGCCAAGATCTTCGGGTTTGCCGTAACCGGGCTCTTTGCCTTCCTGCTTGCAGCGATTGCGTTCTCCGGTGTAGGCTGGAATGTCCTTCTCTATGCCTTCCTCTTCTGGGTGGTGATCCATGGTGTCCTTGCTGCCATCTTCACCCTTCTTGCCGGAGGGCATCCGTACTCGGCTCTCACCTGTTTCTGTGTTGCGTGGATGACATCCTTGAATCCGATGCTCCATGCGGGATGGATCGCGGCCTATGTCGAGGCACGGGTGCGCAAGCCGCCGATCACGGATTTCCGGAAAATTTACGAATCTGAAACACTCGGCGACATGGCAAAGATCCCGCTCTTCCGGGTAGTTCTTGTGGCAGCCCTTGCCAATCTCGGCAGCCTGCTCGGGACCATCCTGTACTTCATCTTTGTCTTCCCGGTTATCGGCGTTGATCCTGCTGTCGTGATATCTACGGGCATCTCCAATATGTGGAAATGGATTTGCGGGATCTTCTGA